A window of Infirmifilum lucidum contains these coding sequences:
- a CDS encoding ABC transporter substrate-binding protein, whose translation MGEKKPEEKPRARPKALYIAAAIIVVIVLAALAYILTLPKAPQVAWQLPLPPDARRGDVLVIENHHGTHADPQNFNRLVPGRPGWGATGYSQVCAGALWYINTTNSELISWLAAGPPEYSPDYREVTIYLRKGITWSDGVPFTADDVVFHINLIRNTQGLFGNAIFKKWVADVSKVDDYTVKVKLTEPNPRFHLFLTVVIYGSPYNGIVPKHIWEKEDPLKFKFYPPVCLGPYVLKQVDPGGNWFLWERNENWWGTRLYGMKPAPKYVLFIHHGPEDKKALAMSRHELDAIRTFLPENFQVVWQNNKYIGGWRKEPPFAWLFDACVKGIAFNLQRYPYNITEVRLALRHVINFKAIYEAFEGPDGSLPSVAALPVVPTPLAVKLYYEPLESELVKLGYDPSIKWWKYDPEKAARLLESVGFKKGPDGKWRLPNGEKWVINIIAPSGFEMESQRIAFLVADQWKAFDIEVNVNPVETGVFSPSWSRGTFDVGAFWPGCSLLADLTPHIQWWHSKYFDPSAPSIGWAGYSFPKRDLLNSIIDEMERTPSGDPKIYELGREALLIWAEQAPWIGFFPTPFYTLNDNYVWTNWPHYPDNYYMDPVYWWAQMQFIILQLKPTGNVERLDKTMPGKPPVLPIEIPKKP comes from the coding sequence ATGGGCGAGAAAAAGCCCGAAGAAAAGCCCAGAGCGAGGCCTAAAGCTCTATATATCGCTGCCGCTATTATCGTGGTAATCGTTTTAGCCGCTCTAGCTTATATCCTAACGCTTCCTAAAGCCCCTCAAGTTGCATGGCAATTACCTCTCCCCCCTGATGCCAGGAGAGGGGACGTGTTGGTTATAGAGAATCACCACGGCACGCACGCAGATCCCCAGAACTTCAACCGTCTGGTTCCTGGCAGACCTGGATGGGGTGCTACTGGTTATAGCCAGGTTTGCGCAGGCGCCCTCTGGTATATAAACACTACGAATTCAGAACTTATTAGCTGGTTGGCTGCAGGTCCTCCGGAATACTCTCCAGACTATAGGGAGGTGACTATCTACCTGAGGAAAGGTATTACCTGGAGTGACGGAGTCCCATTCACTGCTGATGATGTAGTGTTCCACATAAACTTGATCAGGAATACACAAGGTCTTTTCGGTAATGCCATCTTCAAGAAGTGGGTTGCTGATGTTTCGAAGGTTGACGACTATACCGTCAAAGTCAAGCTCACTGAGCCTAACCCAAGGTTCCACCTATTCTTGACGGTGGTAATCTACGGATCTCCTTATAATGGTATAGTACCGAAACACATATGGGAGAAGGAAGACCCCCTCAAGTTCAAGTTTTACCCGCCAGTCTGCCTAGGACCGTATGTACTGAAACAAGTGGATCCGGGGGGTAACTGGTTCCTATGGGAGAGGAATGAGAACTGGTGGGGTACGAGGCTTTATGGCATGAAACCGGCTCCCAAGTACGTGCTATTCATACACCACGGGCCTGAAGATAAGAAGGCTTTAGCTATGTCGAGACACGAACTCGATGCTATAAGAACCTTCCTGCCGGAAAACTTCCAGGTAGTGTGGCAGAACAACAAGTATATAGGTGGATGGAGGAAGGAGCCGCCCTTTGCCTGGCTCTTCGACGCTTGTGTTAAAGGCATAGCCTTTAATCTCCAGAGGTATCCCTACAACATAACTGAGGTCAGACTTGCTTTAAGGCATGTAATAAACTTCAAGGCTATATATGAGGCCTTCGAGGGACCTGACGGATCTCTGCCTTCAGTGGCAGCTCTACCTGTTGTACCAACCCCCCTGGCTGTCAAACTATATTACGAACCACTTGAAAGTGAGCTAGTTAAACTGGGTTATGATCCAAGTATAAAGTGGTGGAAATATGACCCTGAGAAGGCTGCCCGGCTTCTTGAAAGTGTAGGATTTAAGAAGGGGCCTGACGGTAAATGGCGCCTACCCAACGGCGAGAAATGGGTTATAAACATAATAGCCCCGAGTGGCTTTGAAATGGAGAGCCAGAGGATAGCCTTCTTAGTTGCCGACCAGTGGAAAGCTTTTGACATAGAAGTTAACGTTAACCCAGTTGAAACTGGAGTATTCTCGCCTTCATGGAGCAGAGGCACATTCGACGTGGGAGCATTCTGGCCCGGCTGCTCACTCCTGGCAGACTTAACGCCCCATATACAATGGTGGCACAGCAAGTACTTTGACCCCTCTGCACCAAGCATTGGGTGGGCTGGCTACTCCTTCCCAAAGAGAGATTTATTGAACAGCATAATAGACGAGATGGAGCGAACGCCTTCAGGAGACCCCAAGATCTACGAGCTGGGCCGAGAAGCTCTATTGATATGGGCTGAGCAGGCGCCATGGATAGGTTTCTTCCCAACACCGTTCTATACTTTAAACGACAATTACGTGTGGACAAACTGGCCTCACTACCCCGATAACTACTACATGGATCCAGTCTACTGGTGGGCTCAAATGCAGTTTATAATACTCCAGCTTAAACCAACAGGCAACGTTGAGAGGCTAGATAAGACTATGCCGGGAAAGCCTCCTGTGCTACCCATTGAGATTCCCAAAAAGCCCTAA
- a CDS encoding ABC transporter permease codes for MSGEGLLRFALIRVVYFFATIFTAFSLTYLLLRLMPVNAVENVITQITAQGMIYDPEALNILRRQLYEIFGLVGSPWEQYLRYLRGVFTLDFGPSILAFPTPAKSLVVRYLPWTIGLLFFTTIISWVIGNLLGMLSALKEESILSKILQGVAVTLYPIPYYVMALVLIFLLAYLIPIFPLSGSSIYMERLDLGTVLSILRAATLPALSIVIVSALGWWFLSSRTLTLRVKAEDYVEQAYLRGLPEGLIVKKYIMRNILLPQVTALGLALGTIFSGAVITEAIFAYPGLGLLLFRAISTGDYSTALSIVSLSIYGVALGTLILDLIYPLIDPRVGHR; via the coding sequence ATGTCTGGAGAGGGTCTCCTAAGATTTGCCTTAATAAGGGTAGTGTACTTCTTTGCAACTATATTTACGGCATTTAGCCTAACTTACCTACTCCTTAGGCTTATGCCTGTTAATGCCGTGGAGAACGTAATTACCCAAATCACTGCCCAAGGTATGATCTACGATCCTGAGGCTTTAAATATCCTAAGGAGACAACTCTACGAAATCTTCGGGCTTGTAGGATCTCCCTGGGAGCAATACCTCAGGTATCTTAGGGGCGTCTTCACACTCGATTTTGGCCCCTCAATACTAGCCTTCCCGACTCCAGCCAAGAGTCTCGTGGTCAGGTATCTTCCGTGGACTATTGGACTGCTCTTCTTCACGACTATTATCTCATGGGTCATTGGAAACTTACTGGGCATGTTGTCAGCGCTTAAGGAGGAGTCCATACTCTCAAAGATCCTCCAGGGAGTAGCTGTAACTCTCTACCCCATACCCTATTATGTAATGGCTCTAGTCCTCATATTTTTACTAGCCTATTTAATCCCTATTTTCCCGCTTAGTGGGTCTTCTATTTACATGGAGAGGCTGGATCTAGGCACAGTGCTCAGTATTCTCCGTGCAGCGACACTCCCTGCTCTCTCAATAGTGATAGTAAGTGCATTAGGCTGGTGGTTTCTCAGCTCTAGGACTCTAACTCTGAGAGTTAAAGCAGAGGATTATGTAGAGCAAGCTTACCTGAGAGGTCTTCCCGAGGGACTAATCGTGAAGAAGTATATTATGAGGAATATATTACTCCCACAAGTGACTGCTCTGGGATTAGCCTTAGGTACTATCTTCAGCGGAGCCGTAATAACAGAGGCCATTTTCGCTTACCCGGGTCTTGGCCTCCTTCTTTTTAGAGCAATAAGTACAGGCGATTACTCTACGGCTCTGAGTATCGTAAGTCTCTCTATATATGGGGTTGCTCTCGGAACTCTTATCCTCGACCTTATCTATCCTCTCATAGACCCTAGAGTAGGACACAGGTGA